In a genomic window of Bordetella petrii:
- a CDS encoding ATP-binding protein, which produces MSQRLQALYGLKWNPFSPELPLEALYVPPRVENFCWRIENALVREGGFAMIHGEPGTGKSVVMRVLAEKLERLTDLTVVSINHPQSNLADFYREMGDIFGLELRPHNRWGGFRSLRDRWMSHLQSTRRRPILLIDEAQEMVSGPLSASFPRDE; this is translated from the coding sequence ATGAGCCAGCGTCTGCAAGCCCTCTACGGCCTGAAGTGGAACCCGTTCTCGCCGGAGCTTCCCCTCGAAGCGCTGTACGTGCCGCCGCGCGTCGAGAACTTCTGCTGGCGCATCGAGAACGCGCTCGTGCGCGAAGGCGGCTTCGCGATGATCCACGGCGAGCCGGGGACCGGCAAGAGCGTGGTCATGCGCGTGCTGGCCGAGAAGCTCGAGCGACTGACCGATCTGACAGTCGTCTCGATCAATCATCCGCAGAGCAACCTTGCCGACTTCTATCGCGAGATGGGCGACATCTTCGGTCTGGAACTCCGGCCGCACAACCGCTGGGGCGGCTTCAGGTCGCTGCGCGACCGGTGGATGTCGCACCTGCAAAGCACGCGCCGGCGCCCAATCCTGCTGATCGACGAAGCGCAGGAAATGGTAAGCGGTCCGTTGTCGGCGTCCTTCCCGCGCGATGAGTGA